One Actinoplanes missouriensis 431 DNA segment encodes these proteins:
- a CDS encoding MFS transporter, with product MHVRAVVTLLALALSTFVYVTAETLPVGLLPLIADDLGRTIPQIGLLVTVYGFVVVLTSVPLTRITHRVPRRLLLCALLAVFVLGNAGSALVDGYGTLMVARVVVAMSQAVFWSVVTPAAAAMFAAPARPRALSVLFAGSSLGALAGVPAGTWLGQQTSWRAAFLALSVVGLLIMVVIVTLMPRAPQGREETAVGTAPDAGRYWTIVVYSALAVAGSFTVLTYINPFLTEVSGFSESAVGPLLFVRGLAGLAGVLAAAWLVARNGWLTMTAVIGSQAVALFVQWAFGTSAAASVVTLAAAGFALSAMASALGVRALETAPGSTDMATAGTSTAFNVGITAGALLGSVLIPASGVRSVALAGAVLSLLAFLVALLEPRFSTRRREAARALVVTGR from the coding sequence ATGCATGTGCGTGCGGTCGTGACGCTTCTGGCTCTGGCGTTGTCCACGTTCGTCTATGTCACGGCGGAGACGCTGCCGGTCGGGCTGCTGCCGCTGATCGCCGACGATCTCGGGCGCACGATTCCGCAGATCGGGCTGCTGGTGACGGTCTACGGGTTCGTGGTGGTGCTCACCTCCGTACCCCTCACCAGAATCACCCACCGGGTCCCGCGTCGTCTGCTGCTCTGCGCCCTGCTCGCGGTCTTCGTGCTGGGCAACGCCGGGTCGGCGCTGGTGGACGGCTACGGGACGCTGATGGTCGCCCGCGTGGTCGTCGCGATGAGCCAGGCCGTCTTCTGGTCGGTGGTCACGCCGGCCGCCGCGGCGATGTTCGCGGCCCCGGCGCGGCCGCGGGCGCTCTCGGTGCTGTTCGCGGGGAGTTCGCTGGGCGCGCTTGCCGGTGTGCCGGCGGGCACCTGGCTCGGGCAGCAGACCAGCTGGCGGGCCGCGTTCCTGGCGCTCAGCGTCGTCGGTCTGCTGATCATGGTGGTGATCGTGACGCTGATGCCGCGGGCGCCGCAGGGCCGGGAGGAGACCGCGGTGGGCACCGCGCCGGACGCCGGGCGCTACTGGACGATCGTGGTCTACTCGGCGCTCGCGGTGGCCGGGTCGTTCACCGTTCTGACCTACATCAACCCGTTCCTCACCGAGGTCAGCGGGTTCAGCGAGTCGGCGGTGGGGCCGCTGCTGTTCGTCCGCGGCCTGGCCGGGCTGGCCGGTGTCCTCGCGGCCGCCTGGCTGGTGGCGCGCAACGGCTGGCTGACCATGACCGCGGTGATCGGCTCGCAGGCGGTCGCGCTCTTCGTCCAGTGGGCCTTCGGCACGTCGGCGGCCGCGTCGGTGGTCACTCTTGCTGCCGCCGGTTTCGCCTTGTCGGCGATGGCCTCCGCATTGGGGGTACGGGCGTTGGAGACCGCCCCGGGCAGCACCGACATGGCGACCGCCGGCACGTCGACCGCGTTCAACGTGGGGATCACCGCGGGGGCGCTGCTCGGCAGTGTGCTGATCCCGGCGTCCGGGGTGCGCAGTGTGGCGCTCGCCGGCGCGGTGCTCAGCCTGCTGGCCTTCCTGGTCGCCCTGCTGGAGCCGCGGTTCTCCACCCGCCGCCGGGAGGCGGCCCGCGCTCTCGTCGTCACCGGTCGATGA
- a CDS encoding GTP cyclohydrolase II: MTVTLDLPATRVRTRVSVPLRFPDGYATTADVFTFTGLVDGREHLALGLGPWRAALAAAAAGESAPLVRPHSECLTGDVFGSERCDCGPQLREAVERIAETGGFLLYLRQEGRGIGLYAKLDAYALQDTGLDTYQANLALGHGEDERDYTPAAQMLTALGVEEIRLLSNNPDKAAQLAALGVRVAERIPTGVHLTGSNARYLTAKRDHTAHTLDLPLAG, translated from the coding sequence ATGACGGTCACGCTGGACTTACCAGCCACGAGGGTGCGGACCCGGGTCTCGGTGCCACTGCGGTTCCCGGACGGATACGCCACCACCGCCGACGTCTTCACCTTCACCGGCCTGGTCGACGGCCGCGAACACCTCGCCCTGGGCCTCGGCCCGTGGCGGGCCGCCCTCGCCGCGGCCGCCGCCGGCGAGTCGGCGCCGCTGGTCCGGCCGCACAGCGAGTGCCTCACCGGGGACGTGTTCGGCAGCGAGCGCTGCGACTGCGGCCCTCAGCTGCGCGAGGCCGTCGAGCGGATCGCCGAGACCGGCGGTTTCCTGCTCTACCTCCGCCAGGAGGGCCGGGGGATCGGCCTCTACGCGAAGCTGGACGCCTACGCGCTGCAGGACACGGGGCTCGACACCTACCAGGCGAATCTGGCGCTCGGGCACGGCGAGGACGAACGGGACTACACACCCGCCGCGCAGATGCTGACCGCGCTCGGGGTAGAGGAGATCCGCTTGCTCAGCAACAACCCGGACAAGGCCGCGCAGCTCGCGGCGCTCGGCGTCCGGGTGGCCGAGCGGATCCCGACCGGGGTGCACCTGACCGGCTCGAACGCCCGGTACCTGACCGCGAAGCGGGACCACACCGCGCACACGCTCGACCTGCCGCTGGCCGGCTGA
- the cmk gene encoding (d)CMP kinase, which yields MALQERPASQRPTTCVVAVDGPSGSGKSTVSRRLAAAVDGVYLDTGAMYRAITWAVLQGGADLTDPESIAKIALETELSIGTDPAAPHFAANGVNVDAPIRGPEVTGAVSAVAAVPAVRKHLVALQQAIITAHPRIIVEGRDIASVVAPDADLKVYLTASAAARAARRSAEDATDVAATEADLARRDKLDSSRAVDPLRQAFDAIEVDTTGMGIDEVVAHLLDLLNSKVSK from the coding sequence GTGGCGCTTCAGGAACGGCCGGCATCTCAGCGGCCGACAACGTGCGTGGTCGCCGTCGACGGCCCGTCCGGTTCGGGTAAGTCCACCGTTTCCCGGCGGCTCGCCGCGGCGGTCGACGGGGTCTACCTCGACACCGGCGCGATGTACCGGGCGATCACCTGGGCCGTGCTCCAGGGCGGCGCCGACCTCACCGACCCGGAGTCGATCGCCAAGATCGCGCTGGAGACCGAGCTGTCGATCGGCACCGACCCCGCCGCGCCGCATTTCGCCGCGAACGGTGTGAATGTCGACGCCCCGATCCGCGGGCCGGAGGTCACCGGCGCCGTCTCCGCTGTCGCCGCCGTGCCTGCCGTCCGCAAGCACCTGGTCGCGCTGCAGCAGGCGATCATCACCGCCCATCCGCGGATCATCGTCGAGGGCCGTGACATCGCGTCAGTGGTCGCCCCCGACGCGGATCTCAAGGTCTATCTGACCGCGTCCGCCGCCGCCCGCGCCGCCCGGCGCAGCGCCGAGGACGCCACTGACGTCGCCGCTACCGAGGCCGACCTGGCCCGCCGCGACAAGCTCGACTCCAGCCGCGCGGTCGACCCGCTGCGCCAGGCCTTCGACGCCATCGAGGTGGACACCACCGGGATGGGGATCGACGAGGTCGTGGCGCATCTGCTCGATCTGCTCAACAGCAAGGTAAGTAAGTGA
- a CDS encoding deaminase, whose translation MQAAITFSLLAPRVDTRYAVGAIVVDYDGSILATGYTGENDPHEHAEEAALAKILPGTDLSRATVYTTMEPCTTRRSRPASCTRLVLAAGVGRVVLALREPLLFADCDGVDTLRLAGVDVAELPELAAQVRAVNAHVLAPGQAG comes from the coding sequence ATGCAGGCCGCCATCACGTTCTCCCTGCTCGCGCCGCGCGTCGACACCCGGTACGCGGTGGGCGCGATCGTCGTCGACTACGACGGCAGCATCCTGGCCACCGGGTACACCGGCGAGAACGACCCGCACGAGCACGCCGAAGAGGCGGCCCTCGCCAAGATCCTGCCGGGGACCGACCTGTCCCGCGCCACCGTCTACACCACCATGGAGCCCTGCACGACGCGCCGCTCCCGGCCGGCGTCCTGCACCCGCCTGGTGCTCGCCGCGGGGGTCGGCCGGGTGGTCCTCGCGCTTCGCGAGCCGCTGCTCTTCGCCGACTGCGACGGCGTGGACACCCTGCGCCTCGCCGGGGTCGACGTCGCCGAGCTGCCCGAACTGGCCGCCCAGGTTCGCGCCGTCAACGCGCACGTCCTCGCGCCCGGCCAGGCAGGATGA
- the der gene encoding ribosome biogenesis GTPase Der encodes MDFSGSGSSSGDISEFSGPVPVVAVVGRPNVGKSTLVNRIIGRRQAVVEDVAGVTRDRVPYDAQWSGRRFTVVDTGGWEPDARDRARAIADQAEIAVQTADVVIFVVDVTVGATDVDEAAVKMLRRSHKPVILVANKADNQNLELEAVSLWQLGLGEPYPISALHGRGSGDLLDTILNALPPTPPVVEGGPRGPRRVALVGRPNVGKSSLLNRLAREERAVVDSVAGTTVDPVDSLVEMDGELWQFVDTAGLRKRVHQASGTEYYASLRTAGAVEAAEVAVVLLDSGEVISEQDQRVISQVIEAGRALVIAYNKWDLVDADRRIFLDKEIDRDMKRVAWAIRVNISARTGRAVDKLAPALRKALSSWEQRIPTGALNQWITALTQATPHPVRGGRAPRVLFVTQAGVAPPRFVLFTTGPFDAGYLRFIERKLREEFGFEGTPLELSVKPRKKLGPGGRGKAHG; translated from the coding sequence CTGGACTTCTCTGGTTCCGGCTCTTCTTCGGGGGATATTTCCGAATTTTCGGGACCTGTTCCGGTGGTCGCTGTGGTCGGCCGGCCGAACGTGGGCAAGTCGACCCTGGTCAACCGCATCATCGGGCGCCGCCAGGCGGTCGTGGAGGACGTCGCCGGGGTGACCCGGGACCGCGTGCCCTACGACGCGCAGTGGAGCGGCCGGCGATTCACCGTCGTCGACACCGGCGGCTGGGAGCCCGACGCCCGCGACCGGGCCCGCGCCATCGCCGACCAGGCCGAGATCGCGGTCCAGACCGCCGACGTGGTGATCTTCGTGGTCGACGTGACGGTGGGCGCCACCGACGTCGACGAGGCCGCCGTCAAGATGCTGCGCCGCAGCCACAAACCGGTGATCCTGGTCGCCAACAAGGCCGACAACCAGAACCTGGAACTCGAAGCCGTCTCGCTGTGGCAGCTCGGGCTCGGCGAGCCGTACCCGATCTCGGCCCTTCACGGCCGCGGCTCCGGCGACCTGCTCGACACCATCCTGAACGCGCTGCCACCCACCCCGCCCGTCGTCGAGGGCGGCCCCCGCGGCCCGCGCCGGGTCGCGCTCGTCGGCCGTCCCAACGTCGGCAAGTCCAGCCTGCTGAACCGTCTCGCCCGCGAGGAGCGCGCGGTCGTCGACTCGGTCGCCGGCACCACCGTCGACCCGGTCGACAGCCTGGTCGAGATGGACGGCGAGCTCTGGCAGTTCGTCGACACGGCCGGCCTGCGCAAGCGGGTCCACCAAGCATCGGGTACGGAGTATTACGCGTCCCTGCGCACCGCCGGCGCCGTCGAGGCCGCCGAGGTCGCCGTCGTCCTCCTGGACTCCGGCGAAGTGATCAGCGAGCAGGACCAGCGGGTCATCTCCCAGGTGATCGAGGCCGGCCGGGCGCTGGTGATCGCCTACAACAAGTGGGACCTGGTCGACGCCGACCGGCGGATCTTCCTCGACAAGGAGATCGACCGGGACATGAAACGGGTCGCCTGGGCCATCCGGGTGAACATCTCCGCCCGCACCGGCCGCGCCGTCGACAAGCTGGCGCCCGCCCTGCGCAAGGCCCTCTCCTCGTGGGAGCAGCGCATCCCCACCGGCGCGCTGAACCAATGGATCACCGCGCTGACCCAGGCCACGCCGCACCCGGTCCGCGGCGGTCGTGCCCCCCGAGTCCTGTTCGTGACCCAGGCCGGCGTCGCGCCACCCCGGTTCGTGCTGTTCACGACCGGCCCGTTCGACGCCGGGTACCTGCGGTTCATCGAGCGGAAGCTGCGCGAGGAGTTCGGCTTCGAGGGGACGCCGCTGGAACTCTCGGTGAAGCCCCGCAAGAAGCTGGGGCCAGGGGGGCGAGGGAAGGCCCATGGGTAG
- a CDS encoding MarR family winged helix-turn-helix transcriptional regulator: MAEPRWLTDPEMRTWLNVTQVLMLLPAALDRQLREDAGIPHAYYQILATLSGADGRCLRMTDLARVVGTTTSRLSHAVASLEQRGWVERQACPSDKRGQVAHLTEAGWETLRAAAPGHVEEVRRLVFDNLDPEDIAQLGAITAKMLPPLAAS; this comes from the coding sequence GTGGCCGAACCTCGCTGGCTGACCGACCCGGAGATGCGGACCTGGCTCAACGTCACCCAGGTCCTGATGCTGCTGCCGGCCGCGCTGGACCGGCAGCTGCGGGAGGACGCCGGGATCCCGCACGCGTACTACCAGATCCTCGCGACGCTGAGCGGCGCCGACGGTCGGTGCCTGCGGATGACCGACCTGGCCCGGGTGGTCGGCACCACGACCAGCCGGCTGTCGCACGCGGTGGCCAGCCTGGAACAGCGCGGCTGGGTGGAGCGGCAGGCCTGCCCGAGCGACAAGCGCGGCCAGGTCGCGCACCTCACCGAGGCCGGCTGGGAGACGCTGCGGGCGGCCGCGCCCGGACATGTCGAGGAGGTGCGCCGGCTGGTCTTCGACAATCTGGACCCGGAGGACATCGCCCAGCTGGGGGCGATCACGGCGAAGATGCTGCCGCCGCTGGCCGCGAGCTGA